A single region of the Neodiprion pinetum isolate iyNeoPine1 chromosome 5, iyNeoPine1.2, whole genome shotgun sequence genome encodes:
- the LOC124220342 gene encoding uncharacterized protein isoform X1: MPREILFPTFRYRNLVVGAAMSLERERDAIPSSFSSDVKSLAKSSAMLNLRKLPDAGVQNGGGRAGILSIASVEISEETASTRVVEKFDKQTKKMANLPGSGETVDSHGVKLGLTEGATGPTESGSSGESLEACGKELRIISLDEIAWHDTPDDCWFAIYDYVYDCTSFIGDHPGGDDVLLEYAGRDATLAFIGAGHSKFARKSLERYLIGELPHSERIFRIADGVKVFGY, from the exons ATGCctcgtgaaattttattccccACCTTTCGTTATCGCAATCTAGTTGTAGGCGCCGCGATGTCCTTAGAACGGGAACGCGATGCGATTCCATCCTCGTTTTCCTCGGATGTAAAATCATTAGCCAAATC AAGCGCGATGCTGAACCTGAGGAAATTGCCGGACGCTGGCGTTCAGAACGGCGGTGGAAGAGCGGGAATACTGAGCATAGCATCGGTCGAAATATCAGAAGAAACTGCGAGCACGCGAgtggttgaaaaattcgacaaaCAGACCAAGAAGATGGCAAATCTCCCAGGCAGCGGTGAGACGGTGGATTCGCACGGGGTGAAACTGGGCCTTACGGAAGGAGCGACAGGCCCAACCGAAAGCGGAAGTAGCGGCGAGTCTCTGGAGGCCTGCGGTAAAGAGCTGAGGATAATTTCCCTCGACGAGATCGCCTGGCACGACACGCCCGACGATTGCTGGTTTGCGATTTACGATTACGTGTACGATTGCACCAGCTTCATCGGGGATCATCCCGGAGGCGATGACGTCCTCCTCGAGTACGCAGGTCGCGATGCGACGCTCGCCTTCATCGGCGCGGGCCATTCGAAATTCGCGCGAAAAAGCCTCGAGCGATATCTCATCGGCGAGCTTCCGCACTCTGAGAGGATATTTCGTATCGCTGACGGCGTCAAGGTTTTCGGATACTAA
- the Prosbeta2 gene encoding proteasome subunit beta type-7 yields the protein MSSLLIPNIPAPGFSFDNCQRNAFLAQKGYAAPKATKTGTTIVGIVFKDGVILGADTRATEDTIVSDKNCSKIHFLAQNMYCCGAGTAADTEMTTQMIASQLELHRLNTGRVVPVATANMMLKQLLFRHQGHIGAALVLGGVDLMGPHLHCIYPHGSTDKLPYCTMGSGSLAAMAVFESKWKPNLTEEEGKNLVADAIRAGIFNDLGSGSNVDVCVIRKGSVDYIRPFDVANKKGQKQGSYRYKQGTTAVLSKVVRPVIIEKTVIRRIEQESMDTSS from the exons ATGTCGTCTCTTCTGATCCCCAACATTCCGGCGCCCGGTTTTTCTTTCGATAACTGTCAGAG AAATGCGTTCCTTGCTCAGAAGGGATATGCAGCTCCAAAGGCAACGAAGACTGGAACGACAATTGTCGGTATAGTATTCAAGGATGGTGTCATCCTTGGCGCAGACACCAGAGCAACGGAGGACACAATAGTATCGGATAAGAACTGCAGCAAGATTCACTTCTTGGCTCAAAATATGTA TTGCTGTGGTGCCGGAACAGCAGCTGACACCGAAATGACGACGCAGATGATCGCGAGTCAGCTGGAGCTACATCGCCTCAACACTGGTCGTGTCGTACCTGTCGCAACAGCCAACATGATGCTGAAGCAACTACTGTTCCGTCACCAAGGACACATTGGGGCTGCGCTTGTCCTCGGCGGTGTTGACCTGATGGGACCCCATCTCCATTGCATATATCCCCATGGGTCAACCGACAAACTACCATATTGCACAATGGGATCTGGATCTCTTGCTGCTATGGCTGTGTTTGAGAGTAAATGGAAGCCGAACCTTACA GAGGAAGAGGGTAAAAATCTCGTTGCGGATGCAATCAGGGCCGGTATCTTCAACGATTTGGGATCAGGATCGAACGTAGACGTCTGCGTGATCCGAAAGGGTTCGGTTGACTATATCCGGCCTTTTGACGTGGCCAACAAGAAGGGGCAGAAGCAGGGATCGTACCGCTACAAGCAGGGTACGACGGCTGTGCTAAGCAAGGTTGTGCGCCCTGTGATAATCGAGAAGACGGTGATCCGCAGGATCGAGCAGGAGTCTATGGACACGTCGTCGTGA
- the LOC124220343 gene encoding dTTP/UTP pyrophosphatase, whose product MLEPTKQILQAGRIILASGSPRRKEIIENLGLKPEVVPSTYDENLDRAKYKSHGDYVKDLAYFKVIEVYERLKGDEVQPKLVIGADTIVTMGDVIYGKPTDSNDAIKILSILAGKTHTVYTGVCLKTDKDEVKFYEKTDVTFGDITQAQIEAYVKTGEPLDKAGGYGIQGFGGCLVEKINGDFFTVMGLPVYMLTKILNRLYN is encoded by the exons ATGTTGGAACCAACAAAACAGATTCTACAAGCCGGGCGTATAATTCTAGCCAGCGGCTCTCCAAGGCGGAAAGAAATAATCGAGAATTTG GGCTTAAAACCAGAGGTCGTTCCTTCGACGTACGATGAAAATTTAGACAGAGCAAAGTACAAATCGCACGGTGACTATGTCAAGGATTTAGCCTATTTTAAAGTGATCGAAGTTTACGAGAGACTCAAGGGCGATGAGGTGCAACCTAAACTCGTCATCGGCGCCGACACAATCGTCACCATGGGCGACGTTATCTATGGGAAACCAACGGATTCAAATGACGCAATTAAAATACTGTCGAT TCTGGCTGGAAAAACGCACACCGTTTACACGGGTGTTTGTTTAAAAACAGACAAGGACgaggtgaaattttacgaaaagaCTGATGTAACATTTGGCGATATTACGCAGGCCCAAATCGAAGCATACGTCAAGACCGGGGAACcctt GGACAAGGCTGGTGGATATGGGATTCAAGGATTCGGTGGCTGTCTTGTTGAGAAGATAAACGGGGATTTCTTTACCGTGATGGGGCTTCCCGTTTACATGCTGACGAAGATTTTAAACCGACTTTACAACTGA
- the LOC124220342 gene encoding cytochrome b5 type B isoform X2: MLNLRKLPDAGVQNGGGRAGILSIASVEISEETASTRVVEKFDKQTKKMANLPGSGETVDSHGVKLGLTEGATGPTESGSSGESLEACGKELRIISLDEIAWHDTPDDCWFAIYDYVYDCTSFIGDHPGGDDVLLEYAGRDATLAFIGAGHSKFARKSLERYLIGELPHSERIFRIADGVKVFGY; encoded by the coding sequence ATGCTGAACCTGAGGAAATTGCCGGACGCTGGCGTTCAGAACGGCGGTGGAAGAGCGGGAATACTGAGCATAGCATCGGTCGAAATATCAGAAGAAACTGCGAGCACGCGAgtggttgaaaaattcgacaaaCAGACCAAGAAGATGGCAAATCTCCCAGGCAGCGGTGAGACGGTGGATTCGCACGGGGTGAAACTGGGCCTTACGGAAGGAGCGACAGGCCCAACCGAAAGCGGAAGTAGCGGCGAGTCTCTGGAGGCCTGCGGTAAAGAGCTGAGGATAATTTCCCTCGACGAGATCGCCTGGCACGACACGCCCGACGATTGCTGGTTTGCGATTTACGATTACGTGTACGATTGCACCAGCTTCATCGGGGATCATCCCGGAGGCGATGACGTCCTCCTCGAGTACGCAGGTCGCGATGCGACGCTCGCCTTCATCGGCGCGGGCCATTCGAAATTCGCGCGAAAAAGCCTCGAGCGATATCTCATCGGCGAGCTTCCGCACTCTGAGAGGATATTTCGTATCGCTGACGGCGTCAAGGTTTTCGGATACTAA